Part of the Candidatus Saccharibacteria bacterium genome, CTAAAGGGTACCAAGAAAATAAAAGACTCGAGTATAGGATGGGCGATGTAAGCATATGCATTGATCAATGGCCCAAGATCCCTGCCTACTTAGAGATAGAGGCTCCTAATAAAAAATCGATTAATGAAACAGCTAAGCTCATTGGATATAGTGACGGTGACTTATGTTACTTGAATCCAGAAAAGATATACCTTAAATATGGAATCGATATTTCAAAAAAAGCAAATATCAGTTTTTAGTATCATTACCACATTGCTTGATCAGAAAAACTGAACATTTTATTTCTCGCTCCTCGACAGCCCACACAGCAGTCTCACCTTCTCTAGTGCCAAACAAGCCTCGCCCCATTGGGCTATCGAGAGTTAGTGTAGTTTTTTGATCAACAACATTCTTTACTTCAGCTAAAGGTATATCTGTAATATTGTGCATGGAGCCAGTAATGTAGACATATTCTCTATCGTCATCTCCCCAGTCTAATCCTACTATGCTGCCTAAGGTAGCTTGCGACTCATCTGAACTTGGGTAGTCAAAAACTACACTATTTCGGATTTTAGAAGTTATTTTTTTTGCACTATCTGATAGGCCAACGGATTCGGCCGCTATGATCTCGGCAGCTGCATTGTCGTGCCAGGTTTCGGATGACTGTGCCATTATTTCAGCTAGCTCCTGCCCCATCTGATCCTGCCTATTACCCAGCTTAGCAAGCCCAGCCAAAAGTAGACTTTCCTCAAAAGGTAGAATAGGCTTGTTGCCTGCAGTTTCAGCATCAAGTATTGCTTGGTTTCTCTCGCTCATAATTTCCTCCTTATTAGTTGTTCTGAAGTGCACATATGATTACATAAATATAAGAGATTAACAATTTTTATAGACTAAGTAATTATATTAATATTCATATTGAAGAAGTTAAGAAGTATATGTACCTGATATCTATTCTGTAATATCTATCTCGTTTTCATATCCTTTTGAATTCTACAAAACAGAAAAAAATTAATTTTTAGTTCTGCTAAATGAAATCGTTTTTTTTGCAAAAAAAGTGCTAAAAAATAGACCATTTTAATTCTCTAAATGATTCATGAATCTTTGTTATTCTCTTAATAACCCAAATAAGGGTCGGCTATGATTCTTGACTTCTTAACGCCAAAGCCCTTGATAGTTTTGCTAAGGCTTTTGATCATAGAAGGTGCGCCAGAAATAAAGAAGTAGGCCTGAGAATCGTATTTTTTATTCAATTCAGTCAGTTCGTTATTAACTTGTTTGCTGTCCTTAACATAGCTGACTGACAATTTTGGATTCGATTTTGCAGCGGTATCCAGCATTTCTTTAAACAAATACTCCCCATCCGACGAGTAAATGACATGCACATCTGACTTGGTAGGGTCTTCTTGGTATTGTTTGACCATAGCTAAAATTGGGGTTATTCCAATGCCGGCCGCAACCATAATTACTGGTGTAGTTTCATCTTGGCGGTAAAACCAGCCGAATGGCCCGCGCATTTTGACGTGGTCACCTTTTTTTAGTTTTTGTAGCTCTTGCTTAAAACTACTGCTTGGGGAGCTAATTTTTGTACCAATTCTTATCACACCCTCACTCGGTACGCTGGCTATACTAAAGGCCCTCCATTTTTTACCCTCAACATTTCGCCCGGGCATTGAAAAAACTGCATGCTCCCCTGGCCGCCAGGTTATGTCGCCTGCTGCCATTTCGACAACTAATTTGTCTTCTTGTTTCCAAACATCGACCACCTGTATATGGTGTGTATTTTTAAGTCCTTTAAAATCTGTTATTTTCATTTATCAACCCTCCCTGGCTGGTTCAGTTATACCTATTGCTTGTCTGCGTCTTTTACTTGATTGCGAGTATGGTCAAGATTCTCGCTCATAGCCTGCATGTGCCGTTCAAATGACTCTGGCTTGGTTACAATTAATCCATCACAGTTAGGATCAATAAACACTAAGAGCTTATCCCCTGACTTAATTTCAAGTGATTCGCGTGCGTCAGCAGGGACCACAATTTGACCACGATCGCCCACGGTAACCGTTCCGGCTAATTTAGGTAGTTTATTCATTTCTCAACATCTCCCTAGTTGTGATTAGTCAGTGTATTCATACTTTTCATACATGTCAAACAAAACGTACTAACGTCCTCTTGTCTATTCGGTTGTTCCAAAACTGTGTTAAAACAATAACCTAGTAACGTTAACTAAAGAAAATCTAGACTCCTTCAATAAAAGTTTCGATAAATCTGTTTAGCTTGGCGCTTACCCTATCTATTATCGATTGTCGTTTTAATACGCTTGGCTGTTGCGACAAAGTGTTAACGATGTCATCGCCTCTTGGTTTGCGGCCACTATATAAATAATCTTCGATCAGTTCTTGTAGCTCTTCGGTCATTAAGCCTTCGTCATTAGCAATTTTTTCGAATGCCTTAGTCTTTTCGTCCGACCAAAATTTATCGAACCTACCTTCTACATCGTCTGCGTCAGATATTTCTGGAATGTGTGAGTTTATAAACTTTTCTATTAGCTCGCGTTTGCTCAACAGGGTTATTTCAGAGTTGATAATGCCAAGGATGTTCTTTTTAATTGCTTCCGCTTGTTCTGCGTTAGCGCTGACTAGCTTTGAAAGCAGTCGTATGATGTAGTCTACGTTTATGTCGTCGCGCCGGATTAGCTCCAGTTCGAAGTCCACATCTTCTAGTATCGATACCTTTTCTTTCTGGTAATCAGACTGTACCTTGCGATATATATCTAGGTATTTACTTTTGTAATCTTCAAACATTTGCTCGTTTATGGTGCTATCCGCAAAATCAAAGTCAGCAAAACTGTTTAAGATGTTGCGCAGGCGGATGATCTCGCGGAAGTGTTTTACAAACTCTAATTGCTGCTCTTCGCCAAATAGACTGTCTGCGTCTGGCGGGGTTGGGGTGAGCTGCTGCATCTCGCCGATTGAATCATTAAAATGCTTCAAATACACCTCGTATGGCTGCATAAAAATCGTTTCTTCGGCCTCTTTGTTGCTAAATAGCGCCACGGCGTCGTCTGTATATTTTTTAAGGTTACGGAAGCTAATAATGTTGCCCTGTGACTTCGCTTCACCATGGATCCTATTTGTTCTTGAATAGGCTTGGATTAGCCCGTGGTATCGTAGGTTCTTGTCTACGTAGAGAGTGTTCAAGGTCTTGCTGTCAAAACCAGTCAGAAACATGTTTACCACTAGCAAAATATCAATTTCGCGCTTTTTGACCTTGTCGGCCACATCACGGTAGTAGTTATAGAAGCTTTTGCTGTCTTTTGTTGTGTAGTTACTGCCAAACATCTGGTTATAGTCAGCTATGTAGCTTTCTAGCCTGTCGCGGCTGTGCTTATCTAGTGATCCCAACGAAAGTTGCAGACCACCATCATCTGCTAGCAACTCAGACACTTTGTCGTCTTCGTTTGCTGTGTAACTGAATATGGTGGCAATTTTTAATTGGCGCTCACGGCCTGCCTGCTGCTGTTTAAAAAGTTCATAATATTTACACAGGGTGTCTACGTTACTTATAGCAAATATGGCATTAAAATCCCGTGAGTGCGTTTTGCGGTCGTGATTAGCTATTATGTAGTCGACTATTTTTTCTAAACGTTTAGGCGACTCCATTAGCTCTTTGGTGTCTATGGCTTCTACCTCTATGTCTTGTTCGTTGGCGCTGTCTTTGCGCTTATAACGCCCTACGTACTCCACGCTAAACTTTAGTACGTTTTCGTCATTTATGGCATCTGTTATGACGTATTTGTGCAAGCATTCGCCAAACAGGTCTTTGGTAGTCTTTTTAAAGCCTATGCTGCCACTAGCGTTATCTTTAAATATCGGCGTGCCGGTAAAGCCAAACAGCTGTTTGTTGCTAAAGTATTCCACAATCCGTTGATGAGTTTCGCCAAATTGGCTGCGATGGCACTCGTCAAAAATAAATACAATCTTTTCGTCTTTGTGTTTGTTCATTTTTAGCAAGTGTTTGCCACCAGTTATTGCGTTGTTGAGCTTTTGGATGGTGGTGACTATTAACTTTTGGTCTGGGTCGGCAAACTGTTTTACTAGTTGGCTGGTGTTGTCGGTGGCATCAACGCTGCCTTCTTTAAAGTTGTTGAATTCTTTTATAGTCTGAGTGTCTAGGTCATTGCGGTCTACGCAAAAGACAACTTTGTAAATGTCTGGCAGGTCAACTAGTATTTGGCTGGCTTTAAACGATGTTAGCGTTTTGCCAGACCCAGTGGTATGCCACACGTAACCGCCTTTACTGCTGTTTTGCACGCGGTCAACCAGCGCTTCTACAGCGTAATACTGGTAGGGGCGCAGTGCCATAAGAGTTTTAGTTTCGGCCAGCACTACGTACTTGGCTATCATTTTGCTAACGTGGCAGCGCTCTAAAAACTCTTGGGCAAATTCTTGCAGGTCGGTTATTTTTTGGTTGTCTTTATTTGTCCAGTAACTGGTGAATTTAAACGGAGCCTTTTTGTTATTGGCGTAGTATTTAGTGTTTACACCGTTGCTGATTACAAATAGTTGAACGTACTGGAACAACCCGTAAGATGAATCGTAGCTGTGTTTTTGGTAGCGCTGGGTTTGATTGTAGGCTTCTTTTAGCTCTAGGCCACGGCGTTTTAGTTCTATTTGCACCAGTGGCAGGCCGTTAATTAATAGCGTTACGTCGTAGCGGTTTTTGTAACTGCCCTGCATAGTTACCTGGTTTGTTACTTGGTACTGGTTTTGGCACCACTCTTTTTGGTTAAAGAACTCTACGTAGAAGTTTTTATTTTCCCTTTTAAGTACAAATTTATCGCGCAAGGTTTGAGCTTTATCAAACACATTGCCTTTGCTTAAGTGGTTTAATATTCTAGCAAATTCTTTTTCTGTAAAGGTTGTGTGGTTGTGTATTTCTAGCTGGGTTTTTAGGTTAGCCAGCAGATCTGCTTCGTCGCGAATAGTCACCCGTGCATACTTCATGCCTTGCAGCTGCTTGATTAGGTTGTTTTCTAGTGTTTGCTCAGATTGGGTTGTCATAGAGTTTCTCTACATATCATAATGTGACCTTATCAGAGTTCCAAAATCCTCATCCTCTAGTAACTCTATTATGGATTCATTTTTACTTTCCTCTATGTCCTCAAAAGGTTTAAGGTTTATAAGGCTAAACTTATCCAGTTCTTTGATATCAATAGATGGTATTGGATCCCGTGCACTAAAGTTACGCGCATCAGGTGTTGAAGGATTTGAGATCATTTTGAAGATGGCCATTTTATTACTGCGCAAAAAGGCGCTTGCGTAACCTTTTGCATTGTTCAACAAAATCATATAAAGCCATAAATTAAACAATGTGCTTTTTGTTTCTTTATAGTGGTTAACAATTCTATCTAAAATATCTTTAATATCAATATCCTCACGTACCATAACAGTTAAAATGTGATCTATAAGTGCAAAACCGTAAGTTCCATAAGATCTACCAGTATCTATCGATGTAACAATTCTGTTTATGGAAATTTCTCCCCATGTCGACAATTGGGATACGACAAGTTCTTTCTTCCGAAAATGCTCAAGGATTTCACGATATGCATTGTCAAGATACCTTTTGTTTGTCGCATAAGTACAAGCATCAATAATATTTACAATATTTTCATAAAAAGCCTTACCGTTTATCTCTTTACTCTTAGGTTCGGTAACGCCATTAAATACCACACCTGCTATCTGCATGTTTGCTTCGTTACCATTCACGGCATTAGGTGTTGATATAGCTGATTTAGATTGACCGAGCACGAACCCGTAGGTATCGTTTAGTAGTGCTGCAAGTGCATCAATAACACTGCGTGCGTCTGAGTGACTTTTACACAGAAACTTATAGTCGTCTCTATATCTGAGGGCAATGATGCCTTTTTTCTCAATGTATTTACTTAGCTGTGCGTCGATATCACTTAGTACAAGCTCAGATATAATATCGCTTACATATGTTCCGGTAGGGATTCCATTTGTTTGTCCATCATTTGCATTCTGAAATAGACGATCTAGTCTGTTTCCAACTATTCTCTCACTTTTGTTATTTTTTGCAGTCTCTTTGCCCATAACTGCCCAAGCGATTGAATGCGTATATATTGAATTGTAAAAGTTTTGGATGTCGCATGTAGCTTGTACGGGGTGTGTTATTATCCAGCGGTCTGGCTCGATGGTATCAAAATGGTGCCAAGCACTTTCCTCGCTAGGAGGAGTCTGACCAAAAATAGGTACTGTAAAAACGCTCACTTTGTTCTCTGATGATAGAAGGCTTCGTAATTCTGGCCAAAAATCTTTATGCGTCAACTCATTGACGATTCGGATATATGCATAGGGGTGTAGAAGTGAATATTCTCTCATGCCTTTGTTTGGCTTTTGCCCGAGGAGTTTTATAGCTTTTGTCCGAGGTATCTTAGGCTTTTTTAACCAATCAATAGTGGTAAGCGATATCGTGCTCAATCCTTCAGGCTTGATGATTCCCGGCAGAATGCCATTCTGAGAAAAATATCCATTCTCTAGTAGGAATTGTCTTGCTTCTTTAGGCTTTGTGTTTCCAAGTATACTCCTTAGCTTATTACTATAATTACTCATACAAACATTTGCTGGAGGAGGGCTTTTTTGAATTGCTTGACTTGCTCCAGCTTCCTTTCCTCTCGCTTTATTTTCTCATCAATCCCGGTCAAAAACTCTGCAATTTTCTGCTGCTCTTCTTTGCCCGGTATCATAATTGTCATTTTGGCTAGCGCTTCATAACTTAGGGTATTGCGAACGCTGCCTTCGAATGAATGATGCATTTGTCTCATAAATTTAGCGCTACTAAACCAATCAAATAAAAACTTGTCTTTCACTTCAGCTTTAGCCGTGAATGTTACGTAGAGAGGGCTGACAATTGAGTCTTCTTCTTCAGATTTATATGCAAGCGAACCAACATCAATTCGTGACGGATTGTATGCGAACGTACCTTTTCTGATAACAAAGTAATTTGAAGTATTCTTGCTCGCGATATTTGCTCCCTCGAAATAGTCTGCCTGGGAGACGAACCCCTGTCTGTTACTTACGCTTTGTACATAACTTATTGCTTGGTATTTATTGCGAAGCTTATTTTTTACTAAAACACTTCCAAGTTTTTTCTCTTGCCAGGGTTCGGTGAAGCCGGGGAAGCGGAGTTCTTGGCTAAAGATTTTTTGCATTATTCCTTTTTTGTATTTTTCTAAAAGCTCTTTTTTGCGCTGCAAACCAGCAATCTTATCATCCACACCCTTTAAAAACCCTGCGATCTTTTGTTGTTCTAGGAGCGTAGGAAAAGCTATGGGTGTAGCTTTGGCTTGCTCTATTGTGTAATGCTTAATTGTCCCAATATGAGAAATGCTGTTTAGATAACGTCTAAATTTTGGAGATGTGAAAAAAATAAACAGGAAGAATGGATTAAAATGGTCTGACTGTTTAGCCCAGAGCAGATCTGCGTCCTTAAAGTAAAGTGGTCTGTTCGACTTTACTAAATAAGGTATTCCTATTGAACCCCCACCCGTGATTAGTATGTCACCCTTTTTTATACTTCCACTTTTCAAAGTCAATTTTTCGAATAAAGCTTGCGATATGTAGGCTTTGACGTTCACCTTCCTTTTAAATATGGCAACTACATCGCTTGATCTAAAGAACGGTACGCCGGACTTGGTCCACTCATTTTTGTGGACTCTGGAAGCTGATTTGATCTCAAGTAAGTCCCCGAGCTTTTTTACATCCCACTCATCATTAAAGCCCGGGAATCTTAGTTTTGGTGTTTTATGATGTAAAATTTTGTTCATAGATATGTTCACCTAAAAGGGGATGTCGTTTACGTCTACTATTTCAGGCTTTCTAAGTATTAGCCTTGATTTTGGGTCTATCTCATATTTCTTGATATATTCTTGCTTAATCTTCTCCCAGTTATCACCAAGCACATAATCATCTTTTAATGTTGTAATTACAAGTTCAGTTAATGAAATGTTTTGTTCAGAGATTAGCCTGTACAACGCGTCGTTACTAAGTCTTAGGGTGGAGCGTTCCGTATGGCGTATATCGTAGATATCATTGTTTAGCGTTTTTGATATGTTAAGCATTGCATCTAAGTGTGATTTAAGCTGTGATAATTTTTTCTCATTTGTCGGGGACTTAAGCAGTTTTTTTGATAATCTTTCCAGAATGCTTTCGATTGCTTTTGTTTTTTTGTTCTTAATGAAATCTGAGAATATTATATTTAGTATTTCTGCGCTTGTTTTTGAGCTACCAACATAATCTCCAGCGTCGTACAAATCGTAATAAATACTGATTTTTTGCCTGAGATCATCATCTTTAAGTATTGATTTTAAGGTTTTTAGAGTTTCGCCACTTTTTTTTGTAATTAGGTGTTCGATAATTCTAAAGTTCGACGCTTCTTCTTCAAAAATTAGGTTGAACCGGTTTATTACATCTTGACGCTTATCCTTCTGTGAGAACAGGATTGTTATTTCAGCCATGTCAAATAAATGATAATCATCAAAGTATTCATATTTATCGTCTTCTGGGCCTGTAGACTTAACTTGGTGTTTAATAATCTTGAAATCATCAAACTGGAACGAGTCAGACATCTTATATCCTAGTTCAGATAAAGAGAAACTATCAACTTTATTTGTGTCAAAGTAGATTTTTCCCTTTTTTTCATTTTCAAAAAGTATAAACCACTCAAGATAGTTATTGCTTGAGCTCAAATAACTAATTTCTGCAGCAATTCGGTTTCTAGTTTCGGCGTCTATTATCTCCCTTCGCCGTGCTCTAAACCTGCTGTACCTCAGCTCATTTACGAATGAACTATTTCTGTCTTGACGATTGCGCTTCGAAAATAATTTCATCTCTCGCCCTTTCGCATAACTTCGTCCATGCTTTGACCAGAGCTGTTCTTCCAGGTTGTCCAGGCATTTATGCTACGACCTGTCACAAAGTGCCCTGCAAGATTGGGCGACTTGAATGAAACATTGTCATTCAGTAGAGTGATATCACTTTGCGGGGTGCCATGTTTTGTAAGTAGTCTATTACGCTCTGTGAGTCTTTCGGGCCTACGCTGACGCCAGCTAGGTGCTACAGAATTATCAATCATAGAGCCGGCTAATACTACGAATTTATCACCCCTAAACTGCGCTTTGGCTAGTGTTTTTTTGCTTTTTGCGTGCCAAATTGTCTCTTCTTGGTCGCTGCGCGAACTAAATATACTAAAACCTATAGATTCTGCAACTAGTGCAATGTCTTCTAGGATTGTTTCCATACTGTGAATTTTAAACTCGTGTATGTTGTTGCGTGCTGGAATAGTTTTATTTAAAACTTCCATAGCTGCCGTAGCTTGGGCTTTTTCTACGGCTAAAGATTCTAGATACTTTACGTCTGTTTTGCCTAAAGTATTTGCACTAGATACAATTGCAACTGCCGTGTCCCAAAAATCTTTAGATTGGTCATGGTTTTTTATACGGTGAAAAAAGTTTTCGCTTTCGCCGATGTATATTTGGTTATCGCCAGAATTAATAAGCAAGTATAGTGCTGGCTGCTTTAACTCTTTGCGGTCTTTTATATGATTTACTTTAATGCGTGGAACAACAAATGCTTTTATAGAGCTTTCGGACAGCTCTATAACCCGAACACCTTCTAGTGTTCCGTCTGGCAGATAGGTTTGAATTAGCCTAGGGTTATTCATAGTCTAAAATGGCGCCTCGATACCGAGCTCCTTGCAATAGGCTGCAATTTTTTTATCTATCTCGCTCATATTGACATCTATCTTTTTTATTTCTGCCGTAACTTCTTTGAGGTCTATAGGCTCTTCTTCCTCGAAAGTGTCGACGTAGCGTGGAATGTTTAGGTTGTAATCGTTTTCTGCTATTTCACTTAGCTTGGCTACATGGCTGTATTTGTCTTCTGATTTGCGGTCTTTATAAGTCTGCAAAATTTTGGAAATATCTTCTGGGCGTAGTTTGTTTTGGTTCTTGCCCTTTACGAAGTGTTGACTGGCATCTATAAATAAAACATCTTCTGGGTTTTCGCGGCACTTTTTAAAGATTAGAATGCAGGCAGGAATACTTGTGCCAAAAAAGAGGTTACTAGGCAGACCAATAACAGCGTCTAAGTAGTTCTTTTCTTTTATAAGGTATTCGCGTATGTGGCCTTCTGCTGCTCCACGGAACAGGACACCATGTGGCATAACTACTGCCATAGTGCCGTTTTCGTCTAGCTGGTAAATCATATGCTGTATAAATGCATAGTCTGCCTTTGATTTAGGCGCTAACTTGCCGTACTGGCTGAAACGGTCATCTTGAAGGTGTAGTGGGTTTGCAGACCATTTTGCACTAAATGGCGGATTGGCAACAACTGCCTCAAAGCGCATTTCTGCATGCTGAGGATGCTCTAAAGTGTCTTCTTGTTTTATGTTAAATCTGTCAAAACGGACATCGTGCAGAATCATGTTCATGCGAGCAAGGTTATAGGTAGTGTTGTTTAGCTCTTGCCCGTAGTAATTGCTAACTTCCTCTACTTGTCGGGCTACACGCAATAGTAGTGAGCCCGAGCCACACGTGGGGTCGTATACACTTTTTAGCTTTTTCTTACCGTTTGTAACTATTTGAGCCAAAATTTCCGATACCTCTTGAGGGGTATAAAATTCACCGGCTTTTTTGCCTGCTCCTGCAGCGAACTGGCTTATAAGGTATTCGTACGCATCGCCCAATATATCTACTTTGGAATCTTCTAGGCGAAAATCAATCTTGTCTAGATGTAATAGGACTTTTGAAATAAGCTTTCCGCGGTCTACTACAGTTTTACCTAATTTGCTTTGGTTTAGATCTAGCTCACTAAATAGCTGCTCAAAGTCTTCTTCGCTGTCTGTCCCCATGGTGCTATTTTCGATGTTGTTAAGTATGCGTTCCAAAATTTCTATAAGATCTTCTGGGTTAGTGCTGCCTTTTAAAGCAACGTGGTGAAAGAGATCTTTGGGCCTTAGGAAGTAACCAAGGTTTTCAACGGCATGCTCTTGAATGGCTACTACATACTCTTCGCCGCTATTAGTTGATTCATCAATATCTGTATATTTAATGCCATCCGCTTTTAATAGATCGTCTGCGTACAGCTCTATTTTTTCCGATAAATATTTGTAGAAAATAAAGCCTAGTATGTAGTCGCGGAACTGACTAGCATCCATGTTGCCGCGTAGGTCATTTGCTATATTCCAAAGCTGCTTCTGTAATTCTTTTTTTTGATCTTCTGACATTTAGCCTCACTATCTGTTGATATTCTATCAAATTTAGTTGTACGGCGGCACTAGTAACGATTTGACTTAAAAAGTTATGAAATCCTTACACTAAGCCCAGAGCAAAACCCACACTATTCCCTACTTTTCTTTCGCCAACTCATTCTCAGTCACATCTGTCACCAGCGCCAAGTAAAGGATTCTGTAATTATAAATAACGTCGTGTTCTTTTATTAATACTGAGTACGCAAAAAATACAATATGGTAGATGACAATCCCTAGTAGATAGTACGGATAGTATTTAAAAAATATTAATCCCGGCAATAGCCCATAGTAGACATATAAATATGTCACTAACTTAGTGAAACTGTTCCAGTAGCTGGTAAATTTTTCTTGAGCAAATGGTTTAACTAATTGGTGCCGGTACAAGTGGTCTGCATAAGTAATGGTATATTTATTTTCTAGCCTTATAACTTCGTAAAAAGGTTCGTTTTGATGAAGGTCGAAAATTTCTTCGTATCTGTTGCGGTAGTTAAAGTGATAAAAAAGTATTAAAAAATAATGCCCCGCTCGCTTGGCAAGAAAATACGAAACTGCCAAGCCAGAAACGAACGCAACATACTCCATAGTTTAGTATTTTATCACCCAGACCTTATATAAAGGATGATGCTAAAATAAAGCCATGGACGTCTACCTATTTAAAGATATAAAGGATTAAACTTGTGGAGACGGTAGCGTGGGTGCTTTGCACATTACTTATAGTTCAGATAGTGTTTCAAGCCATGCTTGCTAGTGGAGCTCGCTTGGGCCATATTGCCTACGGCGGCAAACACAAAGGCACATTACCAAACAAGCTGCGCCTAATAAGTGCTGTTGCTGTGGTATTTTATGTTTTCTTTTTTAGCGTTGCGTTAACATATGCAACGGAAATGGTTATTTATCCGCAGCGACTTAACGGTGTAGTGCTGTGGGTAATGAGCGTATTTTTTGGACTTGGAATACTTGCTAATGCTGCTTCGCCCAGTAAGCCTGAACGATGGTGGGCGCTATACGCACTTGCAGCTTTTGTTTGCACGGTAGCTCTTTTGACCTAGTTGGCTGTTTTCGATTATTACTTTTAAGTTGTATTTATTGGTTCTGTCCTTGATGACTGCCACCCCAAGGGCTTAGGTGTGAAATTGCCTACATCTTAGGAGTTATGCTAAAAACAGGTTATAATCTTTGATAATCCATTAAGTAAGCGAGGGAGAAGCAAAAATGGTCACAGGATACTGTGTTAAATGTAAAGAAAAAGGTGTTGAACTAACTGCACCAGAAGTTACAAAAACTGCTAAAGGTGGTTTCATGGCTAAAGGTAAGCACGCAAAGTGTGGCACTACCGTTTGTGCAATGATGTCAAAAGACAACGCTGAAAAAGCAGTCGCTGACGGAGCAACAAAGAGCTACTAACATAACCTAATTGTAGCTAGAAAATTAAAAAAAGCCCGTTTAGGGCTTTTTTTGGTTTAAATACTCTTAATTCTTACCCAATGAAGATATGTGGCGGTGGTTTAGCTATTGTAGCCTTGATTCGCTTTGTCTGTTGGCAGGTCAACAAGTCCTGTTCTGGCTGCGATGTACAGATCAGCGGCTTCACTGCCTACAATGCAAGGGCGAGCTTAAAGCAAGAATAACGCAGCTAAACCAACCCCTAAGCTATTGAACGCCAAGTCGGAAACTATGTTGATCCAGCCTTCGTGGCCGAATAATATACCGAATTTTCCAGCGATTGGCGATATGACAAAAATTTCGAGTGGCTCCCAGGCGAACGTCATACAAAGGGCAATAAACGGCGTGTAGATATAGGCTAAGGCTGCCGAAGTAAGAAGATGTACAAAACTCCAGATGTCTATTAACGAATTATTTCTTTTATTGTTTGATTTTGGGTTA contains:
- a CDS encoding type I restriction-modification system subunit M codes for the protein MSEDQKKELQKQLWNIANDLRGNMDASQFRDYILGFIFYKYLSEKIELYADDLLKADGIKYTDIDESTNSGEEYVVAIQEHAVENLGYFLRPKDLFHHVALKGSTNPEDLIEILERILNNIENSTMGTDSEEDFEQLFSELDLNQSKLGKTVVDRGKLISKVLLHLDKIDFRLEDSKVDILGDAYEYLISQFAAGAGKKAGEFYTPQEVSEILAQIVTNGKKKLKSVYDPTCGSGSLLLRVARQVEEVSNYYGQELNNTTYNLARMNMILHDVRFDRFNIKQEDTLEHPQHAEMRFEAVVANPPFSAKWSANPLHLQDDRFSQYGKLAPKSKADYAFIQHMIYQLDENGTMAVVMPHGVLFRGAAEGHIREYLIKEKNYLDAVIGLPSNLFFGTSIPACILIFKKCRENPEDVLFIDASQHFVKGKNQNKLRPEDISKILQTYKDRKSEDKYSHVAKLSEIAENDYNLNIPRYVDTFEEEEPIDLKEVTAEIKKIDVNMSEIDKKIAAYCKELGIEAPF